The following are encoded together in the Bacillus sp. NP157 genome:
- the rplC gene encoding 50S ribosomal protein L3 codes for MSIGLVGRKCGMSRLFTEDGRSIPVTLIEATPNRVTQVKTNEVDGYSAVQVTAGAKRASLLTNPAKGHYAKAKVEPGRGLWEFRLNAEEAGKYEVGAELTAEAVFTVGQTVDVAGVSKGKGFQGTIKRHHFKMGDATHGNSLSHRAPGSIGQRQTPGRVFPGKKMSGHMGAVNRTVQGLEVVKVDAERHLIAVKGAVPGAPGGDVVIRPTTKG; via the coding sequence ATGAGTATCGGACTGGTTGGCCGCAAGTGCGGCATGAGCCGGCTCTTCACTGAAGATGGCCGCTCGATTCCGGTGACGCTGATTGAAGCGACCCCGAATCGCGTGACCCAGGTGAAGACCAATGAAGTCGACGGCTACAGCGCCGTCCAGGTCACTGCTGGCGCCAAGCGCGCTTCGCTGCTGACGAACCCCGCCAAGGGTCACTACGCCAAGGCCAAGGTTGAGCCGGGCCGTGGCCTGTGGGAATTCCGCCTCAACGCGGAAGAAGCTGGCAAGTACGAAGTTGGCGCCGAGCTGACCGCCGAAGCCGTGTTCACCGTCGGTCAGACGGTCGACGTCGCCGGCGTGTCGAAGGGCAAGGGCTTCCAGGGCACCATCAAGCGTCACCACTTCAAGATGGGCGACGCTACCCACGGTAACTCGCTGTCGCATCGTGCCCCGGGCTCGATCGGCCAGCGCCAGACGCCGGGTCGTGTGTTCCCTGGTAAGAAGATGTCGGGCCACATGGGTGCGGTCAATCGCACCGTGCAGGGCCTGGAAGTGGTCAAGGTCGACGCCGAGCGTCATCTCATCGCGGTCAAGGGCGCTGTCCCTGGCGCGCCGGGTGGCGACGTCGTGATCCGTCCGACGACCAAGGGTTGA
- the fusA gene encoding elongation factor G: MARTTPIERYRNFGIMAHIDAGKTTTTERILFYTGVSHKIGEVHDGAATMDWMEQEQERGITITSAATTAFWKGMDRSLPEHRFNIIDTPGHVDFTIEVERSLRVLDGAVFVLCAVGGVQPQSETVWRQANRYKVPRLAFVNKMDRTGANFEKVVEQLKARLGANPVPMQVPIGAEDNFEGVVDLLKMKAVKWDMESQGMKFEYVEIPAALQARAEADRTTMIEAAAEATEEMMDKYLGGEELTEAEIIEGLRLRTLRSEIIPVFCGTAFKNKGVQAMLDAVVNLLPSPLDRPPVEGIDEDDQPATREAKDDAPFSALAFKIMTDPFVGALTFFRVYSGTLNAGDPVYNPVKSKKERIGRMLQMHANERHELKEVRAGDIAAAVGLKDVTTGDTLCAQDHVITLERMTFPEPVISMAVEPKTKSDQEKMGIALGRLASEDPSFRVKTDEESGQTIISGMGELHLDILVDRMRREFNVEANVGKPQVAYRETIQAMDVKSDYKHAKQSGGKGQYGHVVIELSPISDADRADPKIAPAIKDDFLFINDITGGVIPKEFIPSVEKGLRETITSGPLAGFPVVNVKVKLVFGSYHDVDSSEMAFKLASSMAFKQGFAKAQPVLLEPIMKVEVVTPEDYVGDIMGDLSRRRGMLTGQDDTPSGKTINAMVPLGEMFGYATTIRSLSQGRAMFTMEFDHYDPAPKNVADEVMKKS; the protein is encoded by the coding sequence GTGGCACGCACCACTCCCATCGAGCGCTACCGCAACTTCGGCATCATGGCCCACATCGATGCCGGCAAGACCACGACCACGGAGCGCATCCTGTTCTACACCGGCGTCAGTCATAAGATTGGCGAGGTGCACGACGGTGCGGCGACGATGGACTGGATGGAGCAGGAGCAGGAGCGCGGTATCACCATCACTTCCGCCGCCACGACGGCGTTCTGGAAGGGTATGGACCGTTCGCTCCCCGAGCACCGTTTCAACATCATCGACACCCCGGGACACGTTGACTTCACCATCGAAGTGGAGCGTTCGCTCCGCGTGCTCGACGGTGCGGTGTTCGTGCTCTGCGCCGTGGGTGGTGTGCAGCCGCAGTCCGAGACCGTCTGGCGCCAGGCCAACCGGTACAAGGTGCCGCGCCTTGCGTTCGTCAACAAGATGGACCGCACCGGCGCGAACTTTGAAAAGGTCGTCGAGCAGCTGAAGGCGCGCCTGGGTGCGAACCCGGTGCCGATGCAGGTGCCGATCGGCGCCGAAGACAACTTCGAAGGCGTCGTCGACCTCCTCAAGATGAAGGCCGTCAAGTGGGACATGGAGTCCCAGGGCATGAAGTTCGAGTACGTCGAGATCCCGGCTGCGCTGCAGGCGCGTGCCGAGGCCGACCGTACCACCATGATCGAAGCCGCGGCGGAAGCCACGGAAGAGATGATGGACAAGTACCTCGGTGGCGAAGAGCTGACCGAAGCCGAGATCATCGAAGGCCTCCGCCTGCGCACCCTGCGCAGCGAGATCATCCCGGTGTTCTGCGGCACGGCGTTCAAGAACAAGGGCGTCCAGGCGATGCTCGACGCCGTCGTCAACCTGCTGCCGTCGCCGCTCGACCGTCCGCCGGTCGAAGGCATCGACGAGGATGACCAGCCGGCTACCCGCGAAGCCAAGGACGATGCACCGTTCTCGGCCCTCGCGTTCAAGATCATGACCGATCCGTTCGTCGGTGCGCTGACGTTCTTCCGTGTCTATTCGGGCACCCTGAACGCTGGTGACCCGGTGTACAACCCGGTCAAGTCGAAGAAGGAACGTATCGGCCGCATGCTGCAGATGCACGCCAACGAGCGTCACGAACTGAAGGAAGTCCGCGCTGGCGATATCGCCGCAGCGGTTGGCCTGAAGGACGTCACGACCGGTGACACGCTCTGCGCGCAGGACCACGTGATCACCCTCGAGCGCATGACGTTCCCGGAACCGGTGATCTCGATGGCGGTCGAGCCGAAGACCAAGTCGGACCAGGAAAAGATGGGCATCGCCCTCGGCCGCCTGGCGTCGGAAGATCCGTCTTTCCGCGTCAAGACGGACGAAGAGTCGGGCCAGACGATCATCTCGGGCATGGGCGAGCTTCACCTGGACATCCTGGTGGATCGCATGCGTCGCGAGTTCAACGTCGAAGCCAACGTCGGCAAGCCGCAGGTGGCTTACCGCGAGACGATCCAGGCGATGGACGTCAAGTCGGATTACAAGCACGCCAAGCAGTCGGGTGGTAAGGGTCAGTACGGTCACGTCGTGATCGAACTGTCGCCGATCTCCGATGCCGATCGTGCCGACCCGAAGATCGCCCCGGCGATCAAGGACGACTTCCTGTTCATCAACGACATCACCGGTGGCGTGATTCCGAAGGAATTCATCCCGTCGGTCGAAAAGGGCCTCCGCGAAACCATCACCAGCGGTCCGCTGGCTGGCTTCCCGGTCGTCAACGTCAAGGTGAAGCTCGTCTTCGGTTCGTACCACGACGTCGACTCGTCCGAAATGGCGTTCAAGCTCGCTTCGTCGATGGCATTCAAGCAGGGCTTCGCGAAGGCGCAGCCGGTTCTGCTCGAGCCCATCATGAAGGTTGAAGTCGTAACGCCGGAAGACTACGTCGGTGACATCATGGGTGACCTTAGCCGCCGTCGCGGCATGCTCACCGGCCAGGACGACACGCCGTCGGGCAAGACCATCAACGCGATGGTTCCGCTCGGCGAGATGTTCGGCTACGCCACCACGATCCGCTCGCTGAGCCAGGGTCGCGCGATGTTCACGATGGAGTTCGACCACTACGATCCGGCGCCGAAGAATGTCGCCGACGAGGTCATGAAGAAGTCCTGA
- the tuf gene encoding elongation factor Tu, with translation MAKGKFERTKPHVNVGTIGHVDHGKTTLTAALTKVGAERFGGEFKDYGSIDAAPEEKARGITISTAHVEYESPTRHYGHVDCPGHADYVKNMITGAAQMDGAILVCSAADGPMPQTREHILLSRQVGVPYIVVFLNKADMVDDAELLELVEMEVRELLSKYEFPGDDTPIISGSARLALDGDQSEIGVPSIIKLVDALDSWIPQPERDIDKPFLLPVEDVFSISGRGTVLTGRVERGIVKVGDAAEVVGLKATQNTTVTGVEMFRKLLDQGQAGDNVGVLVRGLKREDVERGQVLAKPGTVTPHTEFEGEIYVLSKDEGGRHTPFFSNYRPQFYFRTTDVTGSIKLPEGTEMVMPGDNVKISVTLGFPIAMDEGLRFAIREGGRTVGAGVVAKIVK, from the coding sequence ATGGCAAAGGGTAAATTCGAGCGCACCAAGCCGCACGTCAACGTCGGCACCATCGGCCACGTCGATCATGGCAAGACCACGCTGACCGCCGCGCTGACCAAGGTCGGTGCCGAGCGTTTCGGTGGTGAGTTCAAGGACTACGGTTCGATCGACGCAGCGCCGGAAGAGAAGGCGCGCGGTATCACGATCTCGACCGCCCACGTGGAATACGAATCGCCGACCCGTCACTACGGTCACGTCGATTGCCCGGGCCATGCTGACTACGTCAAGAACATGATCACCGGTGCCGCCCAGATGGACGGCGCGATCCTGGTGTGCTCGGCCGCTGACGGCCCGATGCCGCAGACCCGCGAGCACATCCTGCTCTCGCGTCAGGTCGGCGTGCCGTACATCGTCGTGTTCCTGAACAAGGCCGACATGGTCGACGACGCGGAGCTCCTTGAGCTGGTCGAGATGGAAGTTCGCGAACTGCTGTCGAAGTACGAGTTCCCGGGCGACGACACCCCGATCATCTCGGGTTCGGCCCGCCTCGCCCTCGACGGCGACCAGTCCGAGATCGGCGTGCCGTCGATCATCAAGCTGGTCGACGCGCTGGACAGCTGGATCCCGCAGCCGGAGCGTGACATCGACAAGCCGTTCCTGCTCCCGGTCGAAGACGTGTTCTCGATCTCGGGTCGCGGTACCGTGCTGACCGGTCGTGTCGAGCGCGGCATCGTCAAGGTTGGCGACGCGGCCGAAGTCGTGGGTCTGAAGGCGACGCAGAACACCACCGTCACCGGTGTAGAAATGTTCCGCAAGCTGCTCGACCAGGGCCAGGCTGGCGACAACGTCGGCGTGCTGGTCCGCGGCCTGAAGCGTGAAGACGTCGAGCGTGGCCAGGTCCTGGCCAAGCCGGGCACCGTGACCCCGCACACCGAGTTCGAAGGCGAGATCTACGTCCTGTCGAAGGACGAAGGCGGCCGTCACACCCCGTTCTTCAGCAACTACCGTCCGCAGTTCTACTTCCGTACGACGGACGTGACGGGCTCCATCAAGCTGCCGGAAGGCACCGAGATGGTGATGCCGGGCGACAACGTGAAGATCTCGGTGACCTTGGGCTTCCCGATCGCCATGGACGAAGGCCTGCGCTTTGCTATCCGCGAAGGTGGCCGCACCGTCGGCGCCGGCGTCGTGGCGAAGATCGTCAAGTAA
- the rpsG gene encoding 30S ribosomal protein S7, which produces MSRKGSHPARVVLPDPKHGSQLIARFINMVMKSGKKSVAEAIVYGALEHIGEKHAEAVQLVEKALGNIAPAVEVKSRRVGGATYQVPVEVRPGRRMALAMRWVIDAARKRGETSMPRKLAAELLEASESRGGAVKKREETHRMAEANKAFSHYRW; this is translated from the coding sequence ATGTCGCGTAAAGGTTCCCATCCCGCCCGTGTGGTCCTCCCGGACCCGAAGCACGGAAGCCAGCTGATCGCCCGCTTCATCAACATGGTGATGAAGTCCGGCAAGAAGTCGGTTGCTGAAGCCATCGTCTACGGTGCCCTCGAGCACATCGGCGAGAAGCACGCAGAAGCCGTCCAGCTGGTCGAAAAGGCCCTGGGCAATATTGCCCCGGCCGTCGAAGTCAAGTCGCGTCGCGTCGGCGGTGCTACGTACCAGGTTCCGGTCGAAGTCCGTCCGGGCCGTCGTATGGCGCTTGCCATGCGCTGGGTCATCGATGCCGCCCGCAAGCGTGGCGAAACCTCGATGCCGCGCAAGCTGGCTGCCGAGCTGCTGGAGGCTTCCGAGTCCCGTGGCGGCGCCGTCAAGAAGCGCGAAGAAACGCATCGTATGGCAGAGGCCAACAAGGCCTTCTCGCATTACCGCTGGTAA
- the rplW gene encoding 50S ribosomal protein L23 — MSTERTLNTLRAPHISEKSARLAEHNQYVFVVSPDATKADVRVAVEELFDVKVVDVNVVNTKGKVKSFRLRAGARQGKRKAYVRLADGHTIDVSAKA; from the coding sequence ATGAGCACCGAACGCACGCTCAATACGCTTCGCGCGCCGCACATCTCTGAGAAGTCGGCACGCCTCGCTGAGCACAACCAGTACGTTTTCGTCGTGTCGCCCGATGCGACCAAGGCGGATGTCCGTGTCGCGGTGGAAGAACTCTTCGACGTCAAGGTCGTGGACGTGAACGTCGTGAACACCAAGGGCAAGGTCAAGTCGTTCCGCCTCCGCGCAGGTGCCCGCCAGGGCAAGCGCAAGGCGTACGTCCGCCTCGCCGACGGCCACACGATCGACGTGTCGGCCAAGGCCTGA
- the rpsL gene encoding 30S ribosomal protein S12, which translates to MTTVNQLVRKSRSPKAYKSASPALQSSPQRRGVCTRVYTTTPKKPNSALRKVAKVRLTNGFEVISYIGGEGHNLQEHSVVLIRGGRVKDLPGVRYHTVRGSLDCAGVTKRRKSRSKYGAKRPKS; encoded by the coding sequence ATGACGACAGTCAACCAGTTGGTGCGCAAATCCCGCAGCCCCAAGGCGTACAAGAGCGCCTCGCCGGCCCTGCAGAGCAGCCCGCAGCGTCGCGGTGTCTGCACGCGCGTTTATACGACCACCCCGAAGAAGCCGAACTCGGCGCTGCGTAAGGTTGCCAAGGTGCGCCTCACCAACGGTTTCGAAGTCATCAGCTACATCGGTGGCGAAGGTCACAACCTCCAGGAGCACTCGGTGGTCCTGATCCGTGGCGGTCGCGTCAAGGATCTCCCGGGTGTGCGTTACCACACGGTTCGCGGCAGTCTCGACTGCGCCGGCGTGACCAAGCGTCGCAAGTCGCGCTCGAAGTACGGCGCCAAGCGCCCGAAGAGCTGA
- the rplD gene encoding 50S ribosomal protein L4: MELNVIGAKSLTVSDEVFGGEYKKALVHQVVTAYQAGGRAGTKAQLSRGELSGTTKKFKKQKGGGARHGDYRAPIFVGGGRTFAAKPRSFEQKVNRKAYRVAIRSIVAELNRQDRLKVVTELSIEKASTKAMIAKLAELEVKGRVLLVSEDATEALYLSARNIPYIHVVDVLALNPVSLVGSDYVVMTVDAVKKVEEWLA, from the coding sequence ATGGAACTTAACGTTATTGGCGCCAAGTCGCTCACTGTCTCGGACGAAGTGTTCGGCGGCGAGTACAAGAAGGCCCTCGTGCACCAGGTCGTCACTGCCTACCAGGCTGGCGGTCGTGCAGGCACCAAGGCGCAGCTGTCGCGCGGTGAACTGTCGGGTACCACGAAGAAGTTCAAGAAGCAGAAGGGCGGCGGCGCTCGCCACGGCGATTACCGCGCACCGATCTTCGTCGGTGGTGGCCGCACGTTCGCAGCCAAGCCGCGCAGCTTCGAGCAGAAGGTCAACCGCAAGGCTTACCGCGTTGCGATCCGTTCGATCGTCGCCGAGCTCAACCGCCAGGATCGCCTGAAGGTTGTCACCGAGCTGTCGATCGAAAAGGCCAGCACCAAGGCCATGATCGCCAAGCTGGCTGAGCTCGAAGTCAAGGGTCGCGTGCTGCTGGTGTCGGAAGACGCCACCGAAGCGCTGTACCTGTCCGCCCGCAACATTCCGTACATCCACGTCGTCGACGTGCTGGCCCTGAATCCGGTCAGCCTTGTCGGTAGCGACTACGTCGTCATGACGGTGGACGCGGTCAAGAAGGTCGAGGAGTGGCTCGCATGA
- the rpsJ gene encoding 30S ribosomal protein S10 has translation MANQKIRIRLKAFDHRLIDRSASEIVETAKRTGATVLGPIPLPTKIERYTILVSPHVDKDARDQYETRTHKRVLDIIDPNDKTVDALMKLDLAAGVDVQIKLG, from the coding sequence ATGGCGAACCAAAAGATTCGCATTCGGCTCAAGGCGTTCGATCATCGTCTGATCGACCGTTCGGCCAGCGAAATCGTCGAGACGGCCAAGCGCACTGGCGCTACGGTGCTCGGCCCGATCCCGCTGCCGACCAAGATTGAGCGCTACACCATTCTGGTGTCGCCGCACGTCGACAAAGATGCCCGCGATCAGTACGAGACTCGTACCCACAAGCGCGTTCTGGACATCATCGACCCCAACGACAAGACCGTGGACGCGCTCATGAAGCTCGATCTTGCCGCCGGTGTCGACGTGCAGATCAAGCTCGGTTGA
- the rplV gene encoding 50S ribosomal protein L22, with amino-acid sequence MSTEAKAILRSARISAQKARLVADLVRGMPVGKASDTLAFTNKKAAHLVRKVLLSAVANAENNLGADVDELKVARIFVDEGPAMKRMYARAKGRGSRILKRTSHITVVVGN; translated from the coding sequence ATGAGCACTGAAGCCAAAGCGATCCTGCGCAGCGCCCGCATCTCGGCGCAGAAGGCACGCCTGGTGGCCGACCTGGTCCGCGGTATGCCCGTGGGCAAGGCCAGCGACACGCTTGCCTTTACCAACAAGAAGGCTGCACACCTTGTTCGCAAGGTGCTGCTGTCCGCCGTCGCCAACGCCGAGAACAACCTCGGTGCGGACGTCGACGAACTGAAGGTCGCCCGTATCTTCGTTGACGAAGGTCCGGCCATGAAGCGTATGTACGCCCGCGCCAAAGGCCGCGGTTCCCGCATCCTGAAGCGCACGAGCCACATCACTGTGGTCGTCGGCAACTGA
- the rpsC gene encoding 30S ribosomal protein S3: protein MGHKVHPTGIRLGIAKDWNSKWYANKGEYAQYLAADLKVREMLRKKLAAAGISKIQIERPAKTARVTIHTARPGVVIGKKGEDIEKLRKEVTDMMGVPTHINVSEVRKPELDAQLVAESIAQQLERRIMFRRAMKRSVGNAMRLGALGIKINVSGRLNGAEIARSEWAREGRVPLHTLRADIDYGTAEAKTQYGIIGVKVWVYKGEIFDLAAATAEASKEDQQPQQSSRRDGGENRRERGERSAK, encoded by the coding sequence ATGGGTCATAAAGTTCATCCCACCGGTATCCGCCTCGGCATTGCCAAGGACTGGAACTCGAAGTGGTACGCAAACAAGGGCGAATATGCCCAGTACCTCGCTGCTGACCTCAAGGTCCGCGAGATGCTGCGCAAGAAGCTCGCCGCCGCCGGCATCTCGAAGATCCAGATCGAGCGCCCCGCCAAGACCGCCCGCGTGACGATCCACACCGCCCGTCCGGGCGTGGTGATCGGCAAGAAGGGCGAGGACATCGAGAAGCTTCGTAAGGAAGTCACCGACATGATGGGCGTCCCGACGCACATCAACGTCAGTGAAGTCCGCAAGCCGGAACTCGACGCCCAGCTCGTTGCCGAGTCGATCGCGCAGCAGCTCGAGCGCCGCATCATGTTCCGTCGTGCCATGAAGCGCTCGGTCGGTAACGCCATGCGCCTCGGCGCCCTGGGCATCAAGATCAACGTCTCCGGCCGTCTTAACGGCGCCGAGATCGCGCGCTCCGAGTGGGCTCGTGAAGGTCGCGTGCCGCTCCACACCCTGCGTGCTGACATCGACTACGGCACTGCCGAAGCGAAGACCCAGTACGGCATCATCGGTGTGAAGGTGTGGGTCTACAAGGGCGAGATCTTCGACCTCGCGGCCGCCACGGCCGAGGCGTCGAAGGAAGATCAGCAGCCGCAGCAGTCGTCGCGTCGCGACGGTGGTGAAAACCGCCGTGAGCGTGGCGAGCGCTCTGCCAAGTAA
- the rplP gene encoding 50S ribosomal protein L16: protein MLQPKRTKYRKMHKGRNDGLAFNSNLVSFGEYGLKATTHGQLTARQIEAARRCITRYVKRGGKLWIRVFPDKPITRKPIEVRMGAGKGGVEFWVALIQPGRMLYEIEGVDEATAREAMRLAAAKLSVQTQFVSRAVM, encoded by the coding sequence ATGTTGCAACCGAAGCGTACCAAGTACCGCAAGATGCATAAGGGCCGTAACGACGGCCTGGCATTCAATTCCAATCTCGTGAGCTTTGGCGAGTACGGCCTCAAGGCGACGACGCACGGTCAGCTGACCGCGCGCCAGATCGAAGCGGCCCGTCGTTGCATCACGCGCTACGTCAAGCGTGGCGGCAAGTTGTGGATCCGCGTGTTCCCGGACAAGCCGATCACCCGCAAGCCCATCGAAGTTCGAATGGGTGCAGGTAAGGGTGGCGTCGAGTTCTGGGTTGCCCTGATCCAGCCGGGCCGCATGCTTTATGAAATCGAAGGCGTCGACGAAGCGACCGCACGCGAGGCCATGCGCCTTGCCGCTGCCAAGCTCTCGGTCCAGACCCAGTTCGTGTCCAGGGCGGTGATGTAA
- the rpsS gene encoding 30S ribosomal protein S19, whose protein sequence is MPRSLKKGPFVDLHLVKKVEAAVSANNKRPIKTWSRRSMILPEMVGLTIAIHNGRQHVPVLINENMVGHKLGEFAVTRTYKGHAGDKKGK, encoded by the coding sequence ATGCCGCGCTCTCTAAAGAAAGGTCCGTTCGTTGACCTGCACCTCGTAAAGAAGGTGGAAGCCGCCGTTTCCGCCAATAACAAGCGTCCGATCAAGACCTGGTCGCGTCGCTCGATGATCCTGCCGGAGATGGTCGGCCTGACCATCGCCATCCACAACGGCCGCCAGCACGTGCCGGTGCTCATCAACGAGAACATGGTCGGGCACAAGCTCGGCGAGTTCGCGGTGACCCGCACCTACAAGGGCCACGCCGGCGACAAGAAGGGCAAGTGA
- the rplB gene encoding 50S ribosomal protein L2: MALITHKPTSPGRRDAVSVRTEGLHKGAPYAPLTESQSKTGGRNHYGRITTRHRGGGHKQAYRIIDFKRDKEGIAAVVERLEYDPNRTAHIALLCYADGERRYIIAPKGVAVGDRLVSGSDSPIKPGNCLPLRSIPVGSTIHCIEMKPGKGAQIARSAGASVQLVAREQGYATLRLRSGEMRRVPVECRATIGEVGNSEHSLRKLGKAGKKRWAGIRPTVRGVVMNPVDHPHGGGEGKTSGGRHPVSPWGTPTKGYKTRNNKRTQQFIVRRRK; the protein is encoded by the coding sequence ATGGCACTGATCACTCACAAGCCGACCTCCCCGGGACGCCGCGACGCTGTCAGCGTGCGCACCGAAGGTCTGCACAAGGGCGCACCTTACGCGCCCCTGACCGAATCGCAGTCGAAGACGGGTGGTCGTAACCACTACGGTCGCATCACCACGCGTCATCGCGGCGGCGGTCACAAGCAGGCATACCGCATCATCGACTTCAAGCGCGACAAGGAAGGCATTGCCGCCGTTGTCGAGCGTCTTGAGTACGATCCGAACCGCACGGCGCACATCGCGCTGCTGTGCTACGCCGACGGCGAGCGCCGCTACATCATCGCGCCGAAGGGCGTGGCGGTGGGTGACCGTCTCGTGTCGGGCTCCGACTCGCCGATCAAGCCGGGCAACTGCCTGCCGCTTCGTTCGATCCCGGTCGGTTCGACGATCCACTGCATCGAGATGAAGCCTGGCAAGGGTGCGCAGATCGCGCGTTCGGCCGGTGCCTCGGTCCAGCTGGTCGCTCGCGAGCAGGGCTATGCAACGCTGCGTCTTCGCTCCGGCGAAATGCGTCGCGTCCCGGTTGAATGCCGCGCCACCATCGGTGAAGTCGGCAACTCCGAGCACAGCCTGCGCAAGCTCGGCAAGGCCGGTAAGAAGCGCTGGGCAGGTATCCGCCCGACGGTTCGCGGCGTCGTGATGAACCCGGTCGACCATCCGCATGGCGGTGGTGAGGGCAAGACCTCTGGTGGCCGTCATCCGGTCAGCCCGTGGGGTACCCCGACCAAGGGTTACAAGACGCGCAACAACAAGCGCACCCAGCAGTTCATCGTGCGTCGTCGCAAGTAA